From the Sphingomonas mesophila genome, one window contains:
- a CDS encoding MFS transporter, protein MQNSMHLLRTRRFVPIFLTQFLGAFNDNLFRTAMVMLVIYGIYRDPQQEATFSAIAGGLFILPFFVLSALAGQLADERDKAAIVRIVKTAEILIMLVGAAGLLLQNVPALLFALCAMGIHSTFFGPIKYAILPQHLRGDEVLAGTGLVEAGTYIGILGGTLLGGVLVLQNPDGSFHAKWAAVAVIAVAIVGRITGHFVPPAPPDPDAPPFHFDWHIVRASIRLVSATLHIPRLFLAIIAISFFWAMGAVLAAQFPPLVKNALGADQTVATLFLATFSVGVALGSVAINRLLGGEVSAKFAPAAAIAMGLFVLDLYRRVRVWPGEGPELRDLSTFLAMDGSWLIVFDLLGVAIAGGMFVVPLYAFLTTTVPKSETARTIAANNIVNSGLMVFATLVLTGAVMMGVTVADSLLIVAAASTLAAWLGWKLHLACD, encoded by the coding sequence ATGCAGAATTCGATGCATCTGCTGCGCACGCGCCGCTTCGTGCCGATTTTCCTCACCCAGTTCCTCGGCGCGTTCAACGACAATCTATTCCGCACGGCGATGGTGATGCTGGTGATCTACGGCATCTACCGCGACCCGCAGCAGGAGGCGACGTTCAGCGCCATCGCCGGTGGGCTGTTCATCCTGCCGTTCTTCGTCTTGTCGGCGCTCGCCGGCCAGCTTGCCGACGAGCGGGACAAGGCGGCGATCGTGCGAATCGTCAAGACCGCCGAGATCCTGATCATGCTGGTCGGCGCTGCCGGCCTGCTTCTGCAAAACGTGCCGGCGCTGCTGTTTGCGTTGTGCGCGATGGGGATCCACTCGACATTCTTCGGGCCGATCAAATACGCCATCCTGCCGCAGCATCTGCGCGGCGACGAGGTGCTCGCCGGCACCGGGCTGGTCGAGGCCGGGACCTATATCGGCATCCTCGGCGGGACGCTGCTCGGCGGCGTGCTGGTGCTGCAGAACCCTGATGGCAGCTTTCATGCCAAATGGGCTGCGGTGGCGGTCATCGCGGTCGCCATCGTCGGCCGCATCACCGGCCATTTCGTGCCGCCCGCTCCGCCCGATCCCGACGCACCGCCCTTCCATTTCGACTGGCACATCGTGCGCGCCTCGATCCGCCTGGTCAGCGCCACGCTGCACATCCCGCGACTGTTCCTCGCGATCATCGCGATCAGTTTCTTCTGGGCGATGGGCGCAGTGCTTGCGGCGCAATTCCCGCCTTTGGTGAAGAATGCGCTCGGCGCCGACCAGACCGTCGCGACCCTGTTCCTGGCGACCTTCTCGGTCGGCGTGGCGCTCGGGTCGGTGGCGATCAACCGGCTGCTTGGCGGCGAGGTCTCGGCCAAGTTCGCGCCCGCCGCGGCGATCGCCATGGGGCTGTTCGTCCTCGACCTTTACCGCCGGGTCCGCGTGTGGCCCGGCGAGGGGCCCGAACTGCGCGACCTGTCGACCTTCCTGGCAATGGACGGAAGCTGGCTGATCGTGTTCGACCTGCTTGGCGTGGCGATCGCCGGGGGGATGTTCGTGGTGCCGCTCTACGCCTTCCTGACGACCACCGTGCCCAAGTCGGAAACCGCGCGCACCATTGCCGCCAACAACATCGTCAACAGCGGGCTAATGGTGTTTGCGACGCTGGTGCTGACCGGCGCGGTGATGATGGGCGTCACGGTCGCCGACAGCCTGCTGATCGTCGCTGCCGCCAGCACCCTCGCGGCATGGCTCGGCTGGAAGCTACACCTCGCCTGCGACTAG
- the pgsA gene encoding CDP-diacylglycerol--glycerol-3-phosphate 3-phosphatidyltransferase, which yields MLSLPNLLTLSRIVAVPLLVFLLWRPSPIDYLITFVLYCLVGITDYFDGYVARVQGKISRLGQFLDPIADKIMVAAVLMMLISSRKANPVPEIDGLHIIAALIILLREIIVSGLREFLAPLNVSMPVSALAKWKTTLQLVALGALILSGAFPAHEWVHVTGLACLWAAAALTLITGYDYLRAGLKHMD from the coding sequence ATGCTGAGCCTGCCGAACCTCCTGACCTTGTCGCGCATCGTTGCGGTGCCGCTGCTGGTGTTCCTGCTGTGGCGGCCGAGCCCGATCGATTATCTCATCACCTTCGTGCTCTACTGCCTGGTCGGGATCACCGACTATTTCGACGGCTATGTCGCGCGCGTGCAGGGCAAGATCAGCCGGCTCGGCCAGTTCCTCGATCCGATCGCCGACAAGATCATGGTCGCGGCGGTGCTGATGATGCTGATCTCCAGCCGCAAGGCCAATCCGGTGCCCGAGATCGACGGGCTGCACATCATCGCCGCGCTGATCATCCTGCTGCGCGAGATCATCGTCTCCGGGCTTCGCGAATTCCTCGCGCCATTGAACGTGTCGATGCCGGTCAGCGCGCTCGCCAAGTGGAAGACGACGCTTCAGCTCGTCGCGCTCGGTGCGCTGATCCTGTCGGGCGCGTTCCCGGCGCACGAATGGGTTCACGTCACCGGGCTCGCCTGCCTGTGGGCAGCCGCGGCGCTGACTCTGATCACCGGCTACGACTATTTGCGGGCCGGGCTCAAGCACATGGACTAG
- a CDS encoding hydrogen peroxide-inducible genes activator encodes MTVHLPTIKQLQYLVALRQHGHFGRAADSCFVTQSTLSAGIRELESLLGVTLVERTRRVVRFTALGNRISDRAVRVLRESEELADLARAEGQPLSGELRMGVIPTIAPFLLPALLPGLRDRWPSLKLYLREEPSQAACDALHRGQLDCVLLAMPFGCGEVDCATLFEDRLLLAFPGVDAPAEGEVDSAAIDPARLLLLEDGHCLKDHALAACNRPDLRSGATMMGTSLHTLVQMVDNGLGVTFVPQMAIRAGLLEHTGIVTRPLDSAHDTRRISLIWRKSSPREADFRLLAASLAEIAAERG; translated from the coding sequence ATGACTGTCCATTTGCCGACCATCAAGCAGCTGCAATATCTCGTCGCACTCCGTCAGCATGGCCATTTCGGCCGTGCCGCCGACAGCTGCTTCGTGACGCAGTCCACCCTCTCGGCCGGGATCCGCGAGCTGGAATCGCTGCTTGGCGTTACGCTGGTCGAGCGCACCCGGCGCGTGGTTCGCTTCACCGCGCTCGGCAACCGCATTTCCGACAGGGCGGTGCGCGTCCTTCGAGAAAGCGAGGAGCTGGCCGACCTCGCCCGCGCCGAGGGCCAGCCGCTCAGTGGCGAACTGCGCATGGGGGTCATCCCGACCATTGCGCCGTTCCTTCTGCCGGCGCTGTTGCCGGGGCTGCGCGACCGCTGGCCCAGCCTCAAGCTTTACCTCCGCGAGGAACCGAGCCAGGCAGCGTGCGACGCGCTCCACCGCGGACAGCTCGATTGCGTGCTTCTGGCGATGCCGTTCGGCTGCGGCGAGGTCGATTGCGCGACCCTATTCGAGGACCGCCTGCTGCTCGCATTCCCGGGCGTCGATGCACCTGCCGAGGGCGAAGTCGACAGCGCGGCGATCGACCCGGCCCGCCTGCTGCTGCTCGAGGACGGCCATTGTTTGAAGGACCATGCGCTGGCCGCTTGCAACCGGCCCGACCTGCGCTCCGGCGCCACTATGATGGGCACCTCGCTGCACACGCTGGTGCAGATGGTCGACAACGGGCTGGGCGTCACCTTCGTGCCGCAGATGGCGATCCGCGCCGGCCTGCTCGAGCATACCGGGATCGTCACGCGTCCGCTCGATTCCGCGCACGACACGCGCCGGATCAGCCTGATCTGGCGAAAGTCCTCGCCGCGCGAGGCGGACTTCCGGCTGCTCGCCGCGAGCCTCGCCGAAATCGCCGCCGAACGCGGCTAG
- a CDS encoding sulfite exporter TauE/SafE family protein, with product MIESLLADPTPLLPFILIGFAAQLVDGALGMAYGQISSTLLVSMGVPPAAASAGVHTAETFTTAISGISHVAHGNVDWRLLIRIAVPGVIGGILGAYLLTRISAEAARPIVLIYLTALGLYLFYRGVMHRHTERKPRIVEPLGLVGGFLDASGGGGWGAIVTSNLLVQGSNPRRTIGTVNAAEFFVTLTISATFLAAIGWEAFTIATVGLLIGGVVAAPFGAWIAKLVNPDRLLTFVGALVTLISGFALYRLFA from the coding sequence ATCATCGAGTCCCTGCTGGCGGACCCGACGCCGCTGCTCCCGTTCATCCTGATAGGTTTCGCCGCGCAGCTGGTCGATGGCGCGCTGGGCATGGCCTATGGCCAAATCTCGAGCACCCTGTTGGTAAGCATGGGCGTGCCGCCCGCCGCCGCCTCGGCCGGGGTCCACACCGCCGAGACCTTCACTACCGCCATTTCGGGGATCAGCCACGTCGCCCACGGCAACGTCGACTGGCGGCTGCTGATACGGATTGCGGTGCCCGGGGTGATCGGAGGGATCCTTGGCGCCTATTTGCTGACCCGGATCAGCGCCGAAGCGGCTCGGCCGATCGTGCTGATCTATCTGACCGCGCTTGGCCTCTACCTGTTCTACCGCGGCGTGATGCACCGCCACACCGAGCGCAAGCCGCGCATCGTCGAGCCGTTGGGGCTGGTCGGCGGCTTCCTCGATGCCTCTGGCGGCGGCGGCTGGGGCGCAATCGTCACCTCCAACCTGCTGGTCCAGGGGAGCAACCCGCGGCGCACCATCGGCACGGTCAACGCGGCGGAGTTCTTCGTCACGCTAACCATCTCCGCGACCTTCCTGGCAGCGATCGGCTGGGAGGCCTTCACCATCGCTACCGTCGGCCTGCTCATCGGCGGAGTGGTCGCCGCCCCGTTCGGCGCGTGGATCGCCAAGCTGGTCAATCCCGACCGCCTGCTGACGTTCGTCGGAGCCCTCGTCACGCTGATCAGCGGGTTCGCGCTCTACCGTCTGTTCGCCTGA
- the epsC gene encoding serine O-acetyltransferase EpsC, with protein MRALIDYLDSVKRRDPAAKSRWEVLLYPGAWALAFHRAAHWLYEGKLYFLARLVNHVGRLLTAIDIHPGARVGRYFFIDHGFTVIGETAEIGDNVTIYQNVTLGGTNPADGIPGKRHPTIADDVVIGSGAQVLGPIQVGKGAKIGANSVVTRDVPEGATMVGIPAKPVLVDATDSKPGFMPYGTPCSEIADPVLARLCELEREIERLRHERRAIGEPKAKRA; from the coding sequence GTGAGAGCGCTGATCGACTATCTGGATTCCGTAAAGCGGCGCGACCCGGCGGCCAAGTCGCGTTGGGAAGTGCTGCTCTATCCGGGCGCCTGGGCGCTGGCGTTTCACCGCGCTGCCCACTGGCTGTACGAGGGCAAGCTCTATTTCCTCGCCCGGCTGGTCAATCACGTTGGCCGCCTGCTGACCGCGATCGACATCCATCCGGGTGCTCGCGTCGGCCGCTACTTCTTCATCGATCACGGCTTCACGGTCATCGGCGAGACCGCCGAGATCGGCGACAATGTCACTATCTACCAGAACGTCACGCTGGGTGGCACCAATCCCGCGGACGGAATTCCCGGCAAGCGCCACCCGACCATCGCCGACGATGTGGTGATCGGTTCGGGCGCGCAAGTGCTCGGCCCGATCCAGGTCGGCAAGGGCGCCAAGATCGGCGCCAATTCGGTCGTCACCCGCGACGTCCCCGAAGGTGCGACGATGGTCGGCATCCCTGCCAAGCCGGTGCTGGTCGATGCCACTGACTCGAAGCCCGGCTTCATGCCCTATGGCACGCCGTGCAGCGAGATCGCCGATCCGGTGCTGGCCCGCTTGTGCGAATTAGAGCGCGAGATCGAGCGGCTCCGGCACGAACGCCGGGCCATCGGCGAGCCAAAGGCGAAACGCGCTTGA
- a CDS encoding DUF2794 domain-containing protein, which produces MSVITPFLDIRGRHAITAFDRVELNAILDLYGRMVAAGHWRDYAMDFEPDVAVFAAFRRHSERPEARIEKRPSLRLKQGAYALISEHGAVLKRGHDLYGVLAPLERRLMRLVRD; this is translated from the coding sequence TTGAGCGTGATCACGCCGTTCCTGGACATCCGGGGCCGGCATGCGATCACTGCCTTCGACCGCGTCGAGCTCAACGCCATCCTCGACCTTTACGGACGGATGGTCGCCGCCGGCCACTGGCGCGATTATGCGATGGATTTCGAGCCCGATGTAGCGGTGTTCGCTGCCTTCCGCCGCCACAGCGAGCGGCCCGAGGCGCGCATCGAGAAACGCCCCTCGCTTCGGTTGAAGCAAGGGGCGTATGCGTTGATCTCGGAGCATGGCGCAGTGCTCAAGCGGGGCCACGACCTCTACGGCGTGCTCGCCCCGCTCGAGCGCCGGCTCATGCGGCTGGTACGGGACTGA
- a CDS encoding glycine zipper 2TM domain-containing protein has translation MRKLMMTIAAASLAVPVLPSAALAHDGYYHGRTWQDSQGRLRCKRPNGTTGLIVGAAGGALIGRAIDTRGERATGTILGAAAGALLGREVERGRYRCR, from the coding sequence ATGCGCAAGCTCATGATGACCATCGCCGCCGCCTCGCTCGCGGTCCCAGTGTTGCCTTCGGCCGCACTGGCCCACGACGGCTATTACCACGGTCGGACCTGGCAGGACTCGCAAGGACGGCTGCGCTGCAAGCGGCCCAACGGCACCACCGGCCTGATTGTCGGCGCCGCCGGCGGGGCCTTGATCGGCCGTGCGATCGATACCCGGGGCGAACGGGCCACCGGCACGATCCTGGGCGCGGCTGCCGGCGCACTGCTCGGCCGCGAAGTCGAGCGGGGGCGCTATCGCTGCCGCTAG